A single region of the Sorghum bicolor cultivar BTx623 chromosome 7, Sorghum_bicolor_NCBIv3, whole genome shotgun sequence genome encodes:
- the LOC8083498 gene encoding uncharacterized protein LOC8083498 has translation MASEEMKATEVAALLDLKPHPEGGFYAETFRDGSVTLTTSQLPPHYKVDRAVSTAIYFLLPAGSVSRLHRIPCAETWHFYKGEPLTVFELHDDGHIDLTVIGPHLEAGQRPQYTVPPNVWFGSFPTLDVESFASDGSVLVKSRKRDPELHYSLVGCTCAPGFQYEDFEMAKFEDVSSIAPKAEPFLKFLIPSTE, from the exons ATGGCCTCGGAGGAGATGAAGGCGACGGAGGTGGCGGCGCTGCTGGATCTGAAGCCGCACCCGGAGGGCGGCTTCTACGCCGAGACCTTCCGCGACGGCTCCGTCACGCTCACCACCTCCCAGCTCCCGCCCCACT ACAAGGTTGACCGTGCTGTTAGCACTGCAATCTACTTCTTACTTCCTGCAGGGAGTGTTTCACGTCTCCACCGCATTCCCTGTGCTGAAACCTGGCACTTCTACAAGGGAGAGCCTCTCACG GTCTTTGAGCTTCACGACGATGGTCACATTGACCTTACTGTCATTGGCCCACACCTCGAGGCTGGGCAGCGCCCCCAGTATACGGTGCCACCGAACGTGTGGTTTGGCTCCTTCCCCACACTAGACGTCGAGTCGTTCGCGTCTGACGGCAGCGTTCTCGTCAAATCTCGAAAGAGGGACCCCGAGCTGCACTACTCCCTTGTTGGCTGCACCTGTGCCCCTGGCTTCCAATACGAGGACTTTGAAATGGCCAAATTTGAGGACGTGAGTTCCATTGCTCCCAAGGCTGAACCCTTCCTCAAGTTCCTCATTCCCTCTACCGAGTAA